A genomic window from Cucumis melo cultivar AY chromosome 8, USDA_Cmelo_AY_1.0, whole genome shotgun sequence includes:
- the LOC103502144 gene encoding chlorophyll synthase, chloroplastic yields MALTLNTPPSVRLSSIQANRVRFQPSLSPVSVSFSRRRLSVVAAETDANEVKSQAPDKAPASGGSSFNQLLGIKGAAQETNKWKIRLQLTKPVTWPPLVWGVVCGAAASGNFHWTIEDVAKSIACMLMSGPFLTGYTQTINDWYDREIDAINEPYRPIPSGAISENEVITQIWVLLLGGLGLAGLLDVWAGHDFPIVFYLALGGSLLSYIYSAPPLKLKQNGWIGNFALGASYISLPWWAGQALFGTLTPDIIVLTLLYSIAGLGIAIVNDFKSVEGDRALGLQSLPVAFGAETAKWICVGAIDITQLSVAGYLLGAGKPYYALALLALIGPQVFFQFKYFLKDPVKYDVKYQASAQPFLVLGLLVTALATSH; encoded by the exons ATGGCGTTGACACTAAATACACCTCCATCTGTAAGATTATCCAGCATCCAAGCCAATAGAGTTCGATTTCAACCTTCTCTATCCCcagtttctgtttctttttcta GAAGGAGGCTATCGGTTGTTGCAGCTGAAACTGACGCGAATGAAG TTAAATCTCAGGCACCAGATAAAGCGCCGGCAAGTGGTGGTTCGAGCTTCAACCAGCTTCTTGGAATTAAAGGCGCTGCGCAAGAAACA AATAAATGGAAGATTCGTCTTCAATTGACAAAGCCTGTTACATGGCCGCCCTTGGTTTGGGGGGTAGTTTGTGGTGCTGCTGCTTCTG GTAACTTCCATTGGACTATTGAGGATGTGGCAAAATCAATTGCTTGCATGCTTATGTCTGGTCCATTTCTCACTGGATATACGCAG ACAATCAATGATTGGTATGATCGAGAGATTGATGCAATTAATGAACCTTATCGTCCAATCCCATCTGGTGCAATATCTGAGAATGAG GTTATAACTCAAATATGGGTGTTGCTTCTAGGAGGACTTGGCTTGGCTGGTTTGTTAGATGTGTGG GCAGGACATGACTTTCCTATAGTCTTTTACCTTGCTCTAGGTGGCTCTTTGTTGTCATATATATACTCTGCTCCACCTCTAAAG CTAAAACAAAATGGATGGATTGGAAATTTTGCTCTTGGAGCTAGTTATATTAGTTTACCATG GTGGGCAGGTCAAGCTTTGTTTGGAACTCTCACTCCTGATATTATCGTTCTCACACTCTTGTACAGCATAGCTGGT TTAGGAATAGCCATAGTAAATGATTTCAAAAGTGTTGAGGGCGATAGAGCTTTAGGACTTCAG TCACTTCCGGTAGCTTTTGGTGCTGAAACTGCTAAATGGATTTGCGTTGGGGCTATTGACATAACGCAATTGTCTGTTGCTG GTTATCTGTTGGGAGCCGGCAAGCCGTATTACGCATTAGCCCTGCTTGCTCTTATTGGTCCCCAAGTTTTTTTCCAG TTCAAATACTTCCTCAAGGACCCAGTCAAGTATGATGTCAAATATCAG GCCAGCGCACAGCCATTTCTTGTGCTAGGTCTGTTGGTCACTGCTTTAGCAACCAGCCACTGA
- the LOC103502145 gene encoding protein SLE1, whose amino-acid sequence MASQQQRSELDAKAKQGETVVPGGTGGKSLDAQERLAEGRSKGGQTRKEQLGHEGYQELGHQGGEARKEQMGQEGYQEMGRKGGLSTMDKSGGERAEEEGIEIDESRFTTKNR is encoded by the exons ATGGCATCGCAACAGCAGAGGTCGGAGCTGGACGCTAAGGCTAAGCAGGGTGAGACTGTGGTTCCTGGTGGAACTGGCGGCAAAAGCCTTGATGCTCAAGAACGCCTAGCCGAAG GTCGGAGCAAAGGCGGGCAGACAAGGAAAGAGCAACTGGGGCATGAAGGGTATCAAGAGCTGGGACATCAAGGGGGAGAGGCAAGAAAGGAGCAAATGGGCCAAGAAGGCTACCAAGAGATGGGCCGGAAAGGGGGGCTGAGCACGATGGACAAGTCCGGTGGCGAGCGGGCGGAGGAGGAAGGAATCGAGATCGATGAGTCGAGGTTCACAACCAAGAACCGTTGA
- the LOC103502143 gene encoding protein EMB-1-like, translating to MSSEQERGELDARARQGETVVPGGTGGKSLEAQEHLAEGRSRGGQTRKEQLGHEGYQEMGRKGGLSNTGMSGGERAAEEGVEIDESKFTTKQK from the exons ATGTCGTCGGAGCAGGAAAGAGGTGAACTCGACGCCAGGGCCAGGCAAGGGGAGACAGTCGTCCCCGGTGGAACTGGAGGCAAAAGTCTCGAAGCTCAGGAGCACCTGGCTGAAG GGCGGAGCCGTGGGGGCCAAACAAGGAAGGAGCAGCTGGGACACGAAGGATACCAAGAGATGGGCCGTAAAGGAGGGCTAAGCAACACAGGTATGTCTGGAGGTGAACGTGCTGCTGAGGAAGGTGTTGAGATCGACGAATCCAAGTTCACGactaaacaaaaatag